The Plasmodium vinckei vinckei genome assembly, chromosome: PVVCY_14 genome window below encodes:
- a CDS encoding mitochondrial ATP synthase delta subunit, putative, with translation MKRAIIFPRQFVHLPRQAKWKHFLKNDYSFLSVFKNKNITPGIKNRPCNYEGIKYFNTKSMDEKKTDGEEYYLSMGDNIEKRYSLALYNVGKKSNKLNEITRDLLFIKNNFLNDKTFQTFLHTPNIDSKEKLNFLKNECKKYNNNNFNTMTGNFLESLFDSKRLTFLPKIIQEFELLLMKDRKEIKCIVYTARDIDNNYKKKISDSIVSKLKNKLNPLIEYKIDKNILGGLVLQIGNQVFDFSAKSKIEKIRSTLS, from the coding sequence ATGAAAAGGGCAATCATTTTCCCTCGCCAATTTGTTCATTTACCGAGACAAGCCAAATggaaacattttttaaaaaacgaTTATTCCTTTCTTTCAgtattcaaaaataaaaatataacacctggaataaaaaatagaccTTGCAACTATGaaggaataaaatatttcaatacAAAATCTATGGACGAGAAAAAAACGGACGGAgaagaatattatttatcaaTGGGAgataatatagaaaaaagaTACAGCTTAGCTTTATATAATGTAGGGAAAAAAAgcaataaattaaatgaaataacaagagatttattatttattaaaaataattttttaaatgacaAAACATTTCAAACATTTTTACACACACCAAATATAGAtagtaaagaaaaattaaattttttaaaaaatgaatgtaaaaaatataataataataattttaataccATGACAGGAAACTTTTTAGAATCTTTATTTGATTCAAAAAGATTAACCTTTTTaccaaaaattatacaagaGTTTGAATTGTTATTAATGAAAGATCgaaaggaaataaaatgcATTGTTTATACTGCTAGAGATATAgacaataattataaaaaaaaaattagtgaTTCAATTGTTTCCaaacttaaaaataaattaaatccATTGatagaatataaaattgacaaaaatatattaggaGGATTAGTACTCCAAATTGGAAACCAAGTCTTTGATTTTTCCGCAAAGTCAAagattgaaaaaattagaagCACCTTATCATAG
- a CDS encoding zinc finger protein, putative, with product MDDKMGRDLTAPFMEHRELAKELNPRKDWLKRILINNNWSDLKLFIKAGDLNKKIGSSCTNCERSVKSIYYLSTDKIFCDICEEIYCSYCTKDIDVMKDNQSKYIKLKLCRDCFIYINELKCIIHPNLTIDKHAIELVNSFNEISNRYTITCSNISQLNGLILLCQNNMEFLDNFKPEIDQLRGVIQNDLKFLTVMKKSKTGVNNNFILNKMEKNLSQYLKIIKNKITPVAFDALNSTQELLSKK from the coding sequence ATGGATGATAAAATGGGTAGAGATTTAACCGCTCCATTTATGGAACATAGAGAACTTGCAAAGGAATTAAATCCAAGAAAAGATTGGCTTAAAagaatattaataaataacaattggtcagatttaaaattatttataaaagctggtgatttaaataaaaaaattggtaGTTCGTGTACCAATTGTGAAAGAAGTGTTAaaagcatatattatttaagtacagataaaatattttgtgatATTTGTgaagaaatatattgcTCATATTGTACAAAAGATATAGATGTTATGAAAGATAATcaatcaaaatatataaaattgaaattaTGTAGAgattgttttatatatattaatgaattaaaatgtattattcATCCAAATTTAACAATTGATAAGCATGCAATTGAACTTGTAAATAGTTTTAATGAAATTTCTAACAGATATACTATTACATGTAGTAATATATCACAATTAAATGgactaattttattatgccaaaataatatggaaTTTTTGGATAATTTTAAACCTGAAATAGACCAACTTCGAGGGGTTATACAAAACGATCTTAAATTTTTGACtgttatgaaaaaaagtaaaactggagtaaataataattttatacttaataaaatggagaaaaatttatctcaatatttgaaaattattaaaaataaaattaccCCTGTAGCCTTTGATGCTCTAAATAGTACACAAGAATTACtttccaaaaaataa
- a CDS encoding ras-related protein Rab-5B, putative: protein MGCGSSTQRPQTTRNINVLSSSGGQQKEDKKVKVVLLGDSGVGKSSIALYLCHGRFSDSHQVTIGAAFLHHTIHLKNGETMKLHIWDTGGQERFRAMAPLYYRDAYGAVVVYDSNNPESFNSLKFWINEIKSSGPRNCCITVVANKKDLPQKINSEMVMKFCKEQHVSFIECSAKTGENIKTLFERLASHIYSRF, encoded by the exons atGGGATGTGGATCAAGTACTCAAAGACCTCAAACGACAAGAAATATAAACGTTTTATCATCATCAGGAGGCCAACAAAAGGAAgataaaaaagttaaagTCGTTTTATTAGGTGATAGTGGTGTTGGAAAATCAAGTATTGCTTTGTATTTATGCCATGGTCGTTTTTCAGATAGTCATCAAGTAACAATAGGGGCAGCCTTTTTACACCATACAATTCATTTGAAAAATG gGGAAACAATGAAACTCCATATTTGGGATACTGGAGGACAAGAAAGATTCCGAGCAATGGCTCCCTTATATTATCGTGATGCATATGGAGCTGTTGTTGTTTATGATTCAaa CAATCCCGAATCATTTAATTCGTTGAAGTTTTGgattaatgaaataaagtCAAGTGGGCCACGAAATTGTTGTATTACGGTTGTagcaaataaaaaggatttaccacaaaaaataaattcagAG atGGTAATGAAGTTTTGTAAAGAGCAACATGTTTCATTTATTGAATGCTCCGCAAAG ACAggagaaaatattaaaaccTTATTTGAACGACTAG CAAGCCACATTTATTCACGATTTTAA
- a CDS encoding RNA-binding protein, putative, producing MAITNLCGMAEPQKPSTMKTFVTKTQHDIALTETDTRVFIKNIKTGVTMNQFKRSLEKYGALQVYFYEPKENDEGWAWVGFESKEAAEKAIEDAEKAMEHKESSENNEINSNVDKNEDNDNGSGSFYVEENEGSVENQENEINEDENDNAEEDD from the coding sequence ATGGCAATTACAAATTTGTGCGGAATGGCGGAACCCCAAAAACCCTCCACAATGAAAACATTTGTCACAAAAACGCAACATGATATCGCATTAACAGAAACCGATACAAGAgtctttataaaaaatataaaaacaggTGTTACAATGAATCAATTTAAAAGATCTTTAGAGAAATATGGTGCTTTACAAGTTTACTTTTATGAAccaaaagaaaatgatgaaggATGGGCATGGGTTGGATTTGAAAGCAAAGAGGCTGCAGAAAAGGCAATTGAAGACGCCGAAAAAGCTATGGAACATAAAGAATCCTCAGAAAATAACGAAATCAATTCAAATgtagataaaaatgaagataatGATAATGGCTCAGGTAGTTTTTATgttgaagaaaatgaaggaTCCGTAGAAAAccaagaaaatgaaattaatgAAGACGAAAATGATAACGCTGAAGAGGAtgattaa